The DNA window TGCTGGCCTCGCTCGAGGCCGTCGGGTTCAAGCTCAACGACGGCCCGGACGGGACCGGGCTGATGGGCTTCGCGCTGGCGAAGGGCGGTGGCTACTACATCGACGTCGGTGCCTCCGGTCTGATCGCGACCGGCCAGATCGCGCTCGCCCAGGGGTCGGGTCTCGCGGAGTTCACGCCGACCGGGATCAGGTTGGCCGACGGCCGTGAGCTGGACGCCGACCTGGTCGTGCTCGCGACCGGCTACTCCAACATGCGGGAGACGGCCCGGCGCCTGTTCGGCAGCGAGGTCGCCGACAAGCTGCCGCTCGTGCTCGGCATCGGCGAGGACGGGGAGATCGGCGGGCTCTACCGACGTACCGGCCAGGACGGGTTCTGGTACATGGGCGGACCGCTGGCCTGGGTCCGCGTCTACTCCAAGCACCTGGCACTCCAGATCGCTGCCGACCAGGCCGGGATCTCACCCTGACTTTCTCGGGGCTGTGCACCAACCCTGACCGCAGCTGGTCAGGTCCGACCGTTCCACGGTCATCCGATGAGGGCTGCCCCCAGCGCTCACGCATGCCCGGACCGCGAGGCCCGGGCGCTTCATCAAAGGAGAAGTGATGCAAGTCAGCAGCAAGAGGACGAGGTCCGGCCTCGGCGTCGTGGCGATCCTGTGCGGGCTCAGCCTGGTAGCGGCCGGCTGTGGCGGGGATGGCAGCGACTCGGGTGACAAGGGATCGGGAGGCGGCAAGAAGCTCGTCTACTTCATGGCGCCGAACACGACGCCGACCCGCTACATCGAGCAGGACGGCCCGGACTTCAAGAAGGCGCTGGAGGCGCTCGACCCCGACATCGAGGTCAAGTTCGTCAACGGCGGTGGCGACTCGGCGACCCAGCTCGGCCAGGCCAACTCGGCGATCTCGGCCGGCGCCAAGGCGCTCGTCGTCGTGGCCGCCGACCCCAACACCAGTGCCGGCCTCCTGCAGGCCGCCGACGCCGCCAAGGTGCCGGTGATCGGCTACGAGAACCCGCCGCTCAACGGACCCATGTACGCGCAGGTCATCTTCGACCCCTACAAGGTCGGCGTCCAGCAGGGTGAGTACTTCAAGAGCCAGGTCGAGGCCGGCGCCTTCGGTGACGGTGCGGTCGACCTGGCCCGTCAGTACGGCAACAAGGGCGACGTCTACACGACCGAGATGCTGAAGGGGCAGGACGAGGTCCTCAAGCCGCTCATCGACGACGGCACGATCAACGTCGTGTGCGAGGACTACATCAAGAACTGGGACCCGGCCGAGGCGCAGAAGGCCGCCGAGCAGTGCCTGACCAAGACCTCCAACAAGGTCGACGCGTTCCTCGGGTTCTACGACGGCAACGCGTCCGGCATCATCGCCGCGCTCAAGGGCAAGGACGTCAAGATCCCTGTGTACGGCGGCCAGAACCCCGAGCTGACCGGGCTGCAGTACATGCTGACCGGCGACCAGGAGGACGACGTCCTCAAGGCCTTCTCGGTAGAGGCCGAGGCGGCCGCCAAGATCGCGCTCGCCGCGATCAACGGCGAGGACCCGCCGTCCGACCTGGTCAAGGACGTCGTCAACAACGGCACCGACGACATCCCGACCGCCAAGCTCGACACCACGCTGATCCACCTCGAGGACGGCAAGGACCCGGGCGAGGTCGTCCAGCAGGCCGTCGACCTCGGCATCTTCAGCTGGGAGCAGATCTGTGACGGCGGCCCGGCCGCCGACACGCCCACCTGCAAGGAAAAGGTCGGCTGACCTACCGCGACCGGGGTGGCCGCCCGTCCGGGCGGCCACCCCTCACGAAGGAGGAACACATGCGCGACGTCGCCGAGGAGCCGTTGCTCGAGCTCAGCCAGGTGTCGAAGTACTTCGGTGGTGTCCGTGCCCTGCACGACGTCGACCTGCGGCTCTACCGGGGCGAGGTCGTCGGTCTCGTGGGCGACAACGGCGCCGGGAAGTCGACCCTCGTCAAGGTGATCTCGGGCGTCGAGCACCCCGACTCGGGCGAGATCCGGGTCCGAGGGGAGTCGATCCGGCTGGAGACCCCCCGCGCGGCCCAGGCCGCCGGTGTGCACACCGTCTACCAGGACCTGTCGCTGTGCGACAACCTCGACGCGGTGCGCAACGTGTTCCTCGGCCAGGAGGTCGCGGGCGGCGTGCTGCGCGGCCGCCGACTGGACCGGCACCGCATGGAGACGGAGGCCGCTGCGCTGCTCGACAGCCTCGCGGTCAAGATCCGCTCCCTGGTGACGCCGGTCGGGGGGCTGTCCGGGGGGCAGCGCCAGGGCATCGCCATCGCGCGTGCGCTGATCTCCGACCCCAGCCTCGTCCTGCTCGACGAGCCGACCGCCGCGCTCGGCGTCTCGCAGCGCACCGAGGTGCTCGAGCTGATCGTCCGGCTCCGGGCCCAGAACCGCGGAGTCCTGGTGATCTCCCACGACCTCAAGGACGTCCAGGAGGTCGCCGACCGGGTCGTGGTCATGCGCCTGGGCAGCAAGGTCGCCGAGTTCGGGCGCGGCGACTACTCGTCCGGCGACCTGGTCGCCGCCATCACCGGAGCCCACGAGGCTCCTCGGGACAACGGAGAAGTGCGATGACCGCCGCCACCAGCGACAACCCGCGTACGCCGTTGTCCTTCCGCATCGTCGCGGGACTGAGCGGGCCCTACCGCAGCATCCCGGTGCTGTTCGTCCTCGCGCTGATCTGGATCTACTTCTACTCGCAGAACTCGGCGTACCTCACGTCCAACAACATCAGGAACCTGTCGCTGCAGATCGTCACGACGGCCATCCTCGCGCTCGGGGTGGTGTTCGTGCTGCTGGTCGGCGAGATCGACCTGTCCTCCGCGATGCTCTCCGGGGTGTGCGCGACCGTGGCCGCCCAGCTCGCCATCAAGAGCGGCTGGCCGCTCTGGCTCGCCATCCTCGGCGCCGTCGCCGTCGGCCTGCTCTTCGTGTTCGCCGAGGCGTTGATCATCATCTTCGGGGTGCCGTCGCTGATCGTGACGCTGGGCGGGATGGTGATCCTGCAGGGCCTCCTGCTGGTCGTCCTGCCGCCCGAGTTCACGATCAACATCGGCGGCACCGAC is part of the Nocardioides conyzicola genome and encodes:
- a CDS encoding substrate-binding domain-containing protein, which produces MQVSSKRTRSGLGVVAILCGLSLVAAGCGGDGSDSGDKGSGGGKKLVYFMAPNTTPTRYIEQDGPDFKKALEALDPDIEVKFVNGGGDSATQLGQANSAISAGAKALVVVAADPNTSAGLLQAADAAKVPVIGYENPPLNGPMYAQVIFDPYKVGVQQGEYFKSQVEAGAFGDGAVDLARQYGNKGDVYTTEMLKGQDEVLKPLIDDGTINVVCEDYIKNWDPAEAQKAAEQCLTKTSNKVDAFLGFYDGNASGIIAALKGKDVKIPVYGGQNPELTGLQYMLTGDQEDDVLKAFSVEAEAAAKIALAAINGEDPPSDLVKDVVNNGTDDIPTAKLDTTLIHLEDGKDPGEVVQQAVDLGIFSWEQICDGGPAADTPTCKEKVG
- a CDS encoding ATP-binding cassette domain-containing protein, whose amino-acid sequence is MRDVAEEPLLELSQVSKYFGGVRALHDVDLRLYRGEVVGLVGDNGAGKSTLVKVISGVEHPDSGEIRVRGESIRLETPRAAQAAGVHTVYQDLSLCDNLDAVRNVFLGQEVAGGVLRGRRLDRHRMETEAAALLDSLAVKIRSLVTPVGGLSGGQRQGIAIARALISDPSLVLLDEPTAALGVSQRTEVLELIVRLRAQNRGVLVISHDLKDVQEVADRVVVMRLGSKVAEFGRGDYSSGDLVAAITGAHEAPRDNGEVR